In Herbaspirillum seropedicae, a single window of DNA contains:
- a CDS encoding RidA family protein, translated as MNHDQHHADPAATYPVTHNPAGLATPGGHYSHVATGNGMAFISGQLPIDAHGNKLAEASFDVQARQVLANVEAALAGVGSEIGKLLQVRVYLTDVAHWPAFNDLYAAWAGSARPARAVVPVPALHFGLQIEVEATALL; from the coding sequence ATGAACCACGACCAACATCACGCCGACCCTGCCGCTACGTATCCAGTCACCCACAACCCCGCCGGTCTGGCCACGCCCGGCGGCCACTACAGCCATGTCGCCACCGGCAATGGCATGGCCTTCATCTCCGGCCAGCTTCCCATCGACGCGCACGGCAACAAGCTTGCCGAGGCCTCCTTCGACGTGCAGGCCCGGCAGGTGCTGGCCAATGTCGAGGCCGCCCTGGCCGGCGTCGGCAGCGAGATCGGCAAGCTCTTGCAGGTGCGCGTGTACCTGACCGACGTGGCGCACTGGCCGGCCTTCAACGACCTCTATGCCGCCTGGGCCGGCAGCGCCCGTCCGGCGCGCGCCGTGGTGCCGGTGCCGGCGCTGCACTTCGGCCTGCAGATCGAGGTCGAGGCCACGGCGCTGCTGTGA